The Chitinophaga sp. Cy-1792 genome contains the following window.
ACTATCGTTCGCCTACGGGGCAATGGTGACGATTATTATCGCGCCGCGCTGGTTCATTTTTAACAAACGCATATTATTATCTTGTGGTGTCACCTATATATTATTGCTGATACTGAACCTGATGGTACTGGATTATACCTTCGCGCCGATGAGTGAAGTACTGGGTCGTATATTGCCGGCAGCAGTGTCAGATATATACCCCTACCTGATCTCTCCCCTGCTGGGTACGATTGCTTTTTATTTTGTCGGCTGTTCCCTTTACCGTTTATGGGAGAACAGGGAAAATCCTGTGTTTTGCTTTTTACTCTGCTGTGGCATGCTGATGCTGGCCACCAGCTTCGCAGTAACACATCTGTTCAGCTCCAGGTATGTGGCACAGGCAGCACCTTTTCTGTTACTGGTACTGGTGCCCTACGACAGGATCAACTATGCCAAACTCTTTCGTTTTGCGGTAGGTATGTGTATCGGGCTGTTATCATTGGAAACTTATTTTTTATTCAGATAGTAAATAGAATATGAATAGCTGGAAAGCCATTTGTCTGCTTAGCCTGGTAATTATCTTTTACAGTTACCTGGGCTATGGTATCCTCCTGTACCTGGTACTGCGGGTAAAGCGTTTGTTTATAAAACCTTTAGCTACCGATAGCACGTATGAACCGCGGGTAACCTTTATGGTGGCCGCTTATAATGAGAGTGCATTCATTCACCTGAAGATTGCCAATACCCTGGAGTTGGATTACCCGCGTGATAAAATGAAGATTGTTTTTGTTACCGATGGCAGCACAGACAACACCAATGCCATTATCAGCAAATACGAAGGCATTGAACTGTTGTTTCAGCCGCAGCGTAACGGTAAAACAGCTGCTATCAACCGTGCGATGACAACCGTTGATACCGAGGTCGTAATTTTTTCAGATGCCAACACTTTATTGAATCCGGCAGCCGTACGCGAGCTGGTAAAGCATTTTGCCCACGACAGTACCGGTGCGGTAGCCGGTGAGAAAAAGGTAATCGCAAATAAAGACAGTGGCACAGAAGGCCATGGAGAAGGGATGTACTGGAAATATGAATCGAAGCTGAAACAGTGGGATGCAGAGCTTTACAGCGTAATGGGTGCAGCCGGTGAACTGCTGGCTGTTCGCACCAGTCTTTACCATGCTATTCCTGAAGATACCATCCTGGATGATTTCATCATCTCTTTTAATATCAACAAACGCGGTTATAAAGTATTATATGAGCCGAAGGCTTATGCCATGGAATCACCTTCTTCTTCATTGCAGGAAGAATATAAGCGGAAAGTGCGTATCGCTGCAGGTGGGTTTCAGTCTATGGCCCGGCTGGCGGCGCTGCTCAACATTTTCCGTTACCCCAGGATTACGTGGCAGTATGTTTCGCACCGGGTACTCCGCTGGACGCTGGCGCCGCTTTGTCTGCTGTTATTGCTGCTCAGTAATTTAATTATTGTATTTAACGGTGGAGGCTATACGTATTTCATTTTATTCGGCTTACAGTTGTTTTTCTACGGTGCCGCCTATACGGGATTTCTGATGGCGCAACATGAAATGAAGATCAAATACTTTTATATACCATTTTATTTTGTATTCATGAATATTGCAGTATATAACGGGTTCACACGCTATGTACGAGGTAAGCAGTCGGCCGTATGGGAACGCGCCCAGCGTTCAGTGAGTATGTAACAGGTTGTAATCAGGTGATTACATTCAACCGCTCAATTAATACGTTCCCTAACAAAAAAGGGACGTTTACCTAAAAAAGTGTATCATTTAAAGTTGTCATACTAAATTAGCGGCCGATACCGGATATACCAGCAATGAAAATTCAACACAACAGTGATTGTTTCCATGCTAAGGTACCCCAGTAATACAACCTCTTATAATTCACCTTATCCTTCGTTAAAGCCAACTCTGGTATTGGATTTATAGTCCATTCCTGCATCAATTTTTGCCATCTCCTCTGAAATTCATGTGCGTCATGTATTTCACATCGCTATGCGTTGTCATACATGATAAAATTTTGGTTACAGTCGCAATTCACTGTCCCTGTTCATAAACATGAATGCTATGCAAAAATTTCTACAACTATTGTTTTGTGTAATGCTGCTTTTTATTGGAGTGGCAAATGCACAAAGCGTCATTGACCCCACCGATCCGATTGTTCGTTACACGGGTACACTCCCAGCCCAGCCAGCGGATGGTCAGGTCGGAAAATGGATCAGCACCGACAGGCATAACGATATGCCCTATGGCTGGCATTCAGATTCGCTGAAAGCCTACATATACAAAGGTTTAGCCTTTCGTGTGCAATTCCCCAAATCTTATAAAAAAGGCGTGGCCGACGGGAAAAAATATCCCGTATTTCTTTTCTTCCATGGTAAAGGAGAAGCCGGTCCTATTCAAGACAATGAATACCAACTATACCATGGGGGATATATTTTCTCCAATGCCGTATCTGCCGGCACCTTCGACGGTTTCCTCCTCTATCCGCAGAGCGCCAGTGGTTACTGGACTACCTGGGAATTCAGCAGGGTAAAGGAAATCCTCGATTATATGGCCGCCAATAACAAAGTTGACCTCAACCGTATTATCGATAATGGACTTTCTTCCGGTGGTGGTGGCACCTGGGATTTCATGCTCACCTACCCTACCTATGTCGCATCTGCATTACCAATGAGTAGTGCGGCATCCGGATTAATGGGCGTCGTAGACAAATATAAATTTACACCGGTATGGCTGTTCCAGGGACAATTGGATGGTGGCCCTACCGAGTGGGATGGTACACAGTTGTACAATGCTATTAATAATGCAGGTGGTAACATCCGTTATACCCTTTATCAGGGCGTAGCACATGATACCTGGTACCATGCCTGGGCAGAACCTGATTTCTTCCCTACAATGAACAGGGCACATATACTGACGCCTTGGCCGTTGGGTGGCAGGTCCGAATTCTGCGACGGCGATCCGATCAACCTTACCGTTGGTATTGCCAGAGGTTTCACCAATTATCAATGGAGCCGCAACGGCGTCGTGATTGATACCGCTACCGGTAACCAGATCAACGTTACCTCCCTGGGAACCTATGCCGTACGTGTATCCAGAGATAGCGGTACTACCTGGTCCGAATGGTCGCCAACACCGCTGGTGATCAAAATAAAAGCACCTACTGTAACGCCTCCGATTACCACCGTAGGATTAGCTTCCAATGTAATTCCCGCTCCTGACGGCAAAACAACCGTATCATTACGTTTGCCACAGGGATACATTCAATATAAATGGATGAATGCCGCCGGTACTGTAGTATCTACTGACAGTGTGTTTACTACCAGCACCTCCGGCGCCTATACCGCCATTGTAACTGAGCTCTATGGCTGCTCCAGCAACCCTACGGCTCCTTTCAATATCATCAATGCCAGCGGCCCTGGTGCACCGGATGGTATCCGTGCACTAACGGCAACGCCTGTATCCAAAACTCAGCTCCGCCTCGACTGGATACAGAAAGACAATCCGCAATACAACGAAACCTTCTTTGAAGTATACCGTGGAACAGCATCTGGCGGACCTTATACGCTGGTCGCCAAAGTTCCTGCAGATACAACCACCTACATGGATAATGGCCTGGTACCAAATACCTACTATTATTATGTTGTCCGTCCGGTGAATAATAATGCCGCCGGTCCTGTTTCAGCAGAGGTAAAAGGATCTACGGTTGCAGATACCAACCCGCCGACAGCCCCTACCAACCTCCGGGTAAACGGCGCCACCAGGCCAACTACCATCCCTATTGCATGGAATGCCTCAACAGATGATGTAGGTATTGCCGGTTATGATGTATATGTAAATGGCGTTAAGACATATACTACTGATTCGGCTACACGAAACGCCGTATTATTTGGCCTTACTGCCAATCAGCAATACAGCATTTATGTGATCGCCAGAGATATCGCAGGGAACAGCTCCGTACCAAGTGCACAAATCAGTGTTACTGCCAAAATCAGCGGACTCAGATGGGATTATTATGTCATGCCAAGTACAATTTCCAAACTGCCGGACTATGGCACCCTCACACCAGATCTCTCGGGTTCCAGTGCCGGCATTGACCTTGGAGTAGCGCCGAGCACGGTGAACTATGCCATGCGCTGGACAGGCTATATCAGAATTCCTAAGGCTGGTACTTATACTTTTCAGACCAGCTCAGATGACGGAAGTAAGTTCTTCTTCAACATTGGGTATAACTATAGCGGAACTGCTACCATTAACAACGACGGACTTCACGGAAGCACCCAGGTATCCAGTTCTTCCATGAGCCTAACAGCAGGCATATATCCGTTTACGTTAGTATTTTTCCAGGCAGGTGGTGGACAGGAAATGAAGTTGCTATGGAAGAGTTCTGCCATCAATATCGGTAGCTTTACTAATATAGATTCTTCGTACTTCATAGACTCCATTCCTGTAGGAAGCGTATCTGCAGCACCTACCAACATTGGTGCAGTTGCCAATGGCTATAAAAGTGTTACCATCAACTGGAAGGACAACAGTACCGACGAAACCGGGTTTGAAGTATACCGTACCTCTACCCAGAACAGTAATAACTTCAGTATTGTAGGCAGAACCGCAGCGGCAGCTACTTCCTTTACGGATAACAGTGTAGCTCCTGCCACTCCTTACTACTACCGTGTGGCTGCAGTAAACGTCAACGGAACTTCATCACAGCTTAACAGCTACCCTTTAAGGGCATGGTATAAACTCAACGGCAATGCAGCAGACAGCAGCTACTTCGGTATCAATGGAACTGCCAGCGGTGTCACATGGTCTGCTGACGGTGTAGGCGGCAGCCAATCTGCGAGCTTTACCGGTGCTACATCTTCCAATGTTACTATCGGCAATACCACTGCCAATGGTTTGCTCCGGGATACGATCAGTGCACGCACTATTTCCATGTGGATCAAGCCAACAGCTGTTTCCGGTAAACAATATGTGCTGGATATCGGTAACGCTACAAATGGTATGGGTATCCGGTTGAATGGCAACAAAGTGGAAGGTGCAATTGCCGCCTCCGGAACCAGGATTTTTGTGACAACCTCTACTCAGGCGCTCACGGCTAACAACTGGGTCCATGTGGTACTCGTATATGGAAAAGGCGGCAGCAACAGATTGAAATTATATGTAAACAATTCACTGGCAACCAGTGCCACTGGTACTAACAGTGGCTTCACCAGCAATACAATTGGTGCTGCTACTGAAAATGCATTACTTGGCACCTACAGCGGCACTTCAGCAACTAACAATGCCTTCAATGACAACAGCAGTATCACCTCCTTCAAAGGTTTGATCGATAATGTGATGATTTTTGATCAGGCACTGGTAGACACAGAAGTTACAGCACTGTATAACCAAACCTTCCGTCTCAACACTACCTATACCGCTCCGTTACCTGCTGCTCCGGCTGCACCATCGCAGCTGACAGCCACCAACAGCGGAAAAAATGTAAAGCTGACCTGGAAGGATAATGCCAACAACGAAGATAAATTTGAACTGTATCGTTCTATAAATAATAACAGCAACTTTAAATTCCTGGCTACACTGGATACTGTTGCCAATTCAGGCGGACAAGGTACCTACCTTGATTCCAGTGTATTCTCCAACTCTACCTACTACTATCAGATCCGTGCAGTTAATATCACCGGGCCTTCCGCATGGTCTAACACGGCCAATGCAACAACGCCTAATAATCCACCGGTTATCGTTCCAATCGCCAGCAGAACGATCCGGTACGATAATCCGATCCAGATTCCGATCAGTGCTTCTGACCCGGATGGAGACCAGCTTTCCTACTCCTTCAGAAACATGCCTGCATTCATTACCCTGGTAAACGGTCCTAACGGCCCTTACCTCAATGTAGCCGTGGATTCTACTCAGATGGGTGCTTACCTCAACCTGGCGGTAATCGTAACCGATACTTACGGTGCCAGCGACACTACACGCTTTAATCTTATTGTCAACAGCAACTACCCGCCGGTATTGGATAGTATAGCGCCGGTAACCCTGAATGAAGGCGGCACCCAGCAGCTAACGCTTCATGCCACCGATAAAGACGCAGGTGATACCTACACCTGGACAGGCGTCAACATGCCTTCCTTCATCACCCTGAATGGAAATGGGCTGAACTGTACCGCTACCATTCATCCTGGCTTTACAGATGCAGGAACCTATACCGTGAAAGTGCAGATCACCGATAATAAAGGTGGTACCGATTACCAGACCTTCAACCTGGTAGTGAACAAAGTAAATCCAAGCGGAAAAATATTCCTGGACGTCACCAACCTGGGCGCCTCTCCTGCTCCATGGAACATGACCTTCCTGAACGCACAGAACCCTAATCTGAAAAATGATAAAGGTGAAGTAACATCCATGGGTATTAATTTCATCACTCCATATATGGGTATTGTTGCTGTAGGTCCAACCACTGGCAATAACAGCGGCGTAGTACCGGATGCTGTAATGAAAGATTATCTATACATGGGCCTGTTTGGTATACCTGATACCATTCCGGTTGTTTTCACCGGCCTGGATACTGTAAAACAATATAATATCCGATTCTACGCCGGAAGTGTCTGGGATGGTAATAAGCCTACTGACGTCACCTATTTCAAAGCGGGTAACCAGCTGGATTCGATCAATGAGTTCAACAACACCACAAAACTGGCCAACCTGACGAACCTCAAAGCAAACGCTGATGGAACCATCACCGCATACGCCTACCGTCCGTCATGGTCTTCAATCGGTTATATCAGTTCTGTGGAACTGGATTACTTCTTCGATGACGGTAACGCACCAGCTGCACCTAAAAACCTGACCGGTCAGGTAGTGAACGATACTGCCGTGCTGCAATGGGTTGATGTGGCTTATAATGAGTTAAAGTACCAGATCTTCCGTAGCAACGACAGTATTACCTTCACTTTGCTGGACACCGCTCCGCAGGATGCCACCAGCTATAGTGATACTACTGCATTGGGTAACCATAAATACTACTATAAAGTACGTGCATATAATGATGCAGGTGGTTCTCTCTTCTCAAATATTATCAGCATTTCCCTGCCAAACAAAAAACCTGTGCTGGCAAATATTGCTGATGTGAAGATGAAATCACTGGCAACACAGTCCGTAAACGTAAGTGCTACCTCTGATCCGGGCAAACAACTGACACTGGCTGTTGCAGGCCTGCCTTCCTTCGGCACCTTTACGGATAACGGTAATGGTACCGGCGTATTAAACTTCGCCCCTACGGCTGATAATACCGGTTCCTATACCATCACGATAACAGCAAACGATAATTTCGGCGGCAGCAGCAGCAAATCATTCCAGCTGTTTGTTTCTGACCGTAATACCACCCGGACATTCTTCAACATGTCGGCAGATAAACCAGCGCCTGCTCCTTGGAATAACATTCCTGGTTATCCTTCTGTCAATAATGGTATTGGTATTCCTAATACCCCTGCTGTGGTAGATGAAAACAATGTGGCCAACGGCATGTCCTTACTGCTTCAAACCGGATGGGATGGCTGGACAGATTATAAGGGTATGAATACAGGTCAAAACGTGGGCGTCTACCCGGATACTGTTCTCTACAAAGGCTGGTATCTCAACACAGGTACTCAAACGATAGTAATTGGTGGTCTGGACAATACCCTCCGGTATAACTTCGTATTCTTCAACAGCCAGAGCTTCGGATTCGATGCCACTACCATCTTTACTATTAATGGTAATACCGTGACATCCAATGCGGCCTACAACATCGCTAAAACCGTACAGGTAAATAATATTACACCGTCTAACGGTCAGGTAACCATCAGCATCAGCAAATCAAACAGTGCAGTGGTAGCCCGCCTGAACGCCATCGTAGTAGAAGCCTATTCTCCAACGGTAGCTGTGATGAGCCCTGGAAGTCTGCGCGCCATTGCAAACGACAGCAAATCAGTAACGCTGACCTGGGCAGACCGCAGCTACAATGAAACCGGCTTCCAGATCTACAGGAAAACCGGCAGCGGCGGAGTTGACCAGTTGCTGACCAGTCCGGGTGCAAATGTGACCACCTTTACAGACACC
Protein-coding sequences here:
- a CDS encoding glycosyltransferase family 2 protein, whose protein sequence is MNSWKAICLLSLVIIFYSYLGYGILLYLVLRVKRLFIKPLATDSTYEPRVTFMVAAYNESAFIHLKIANTLELDYPRDKMKIVFVTDGSTDNTNAIISKYEGIELLFQPQRNGKTAAINRAMTTVDTEVVIFSDANTLLNPAAVRELVKHFAHDSTGAVAGEKKVIANKDSGTEGHGEGMYWKYESKLKQWDAELYSVMGAAGELLAVRTSLYHAIPEDTILDDFIISFNINKRGYKVLYEPKAYAMESPSSSLQEEYKRKVRIAAGGFQSMARLAALLNIFRYPRITWQYVSHRVLRWTLAPLCLLLLLLSNLIIVFNGGGYTYFILFGLQLFFYGAAYTGFLMAQHEMKIKYFYIPFYFVFMNIAVYNGFTRYVRGKQSAVWERAQRSVSM
- a CDS encoding fibronectin type III domain-containing protein, giving the protein MQKFLQLLFCVMLLFIGVANAQSVIDPTDPIVRYTGTLPAQPADGQVGKWISTDRHNDMPYGWHSDSLKAYIYKGLAFRVQFPKSYKKGVADGKKYPVFLFFHGKGEAGPIQDNEYQLYHGGYIFSNAVSAGTFDGFLLYPQSASGYWTTWEFSRVKEILDYMAANNKVDLNRIIDNGLSSGGGGTWDFMLTYPTYVASALPMSSAASGLMGVVDKYKFTPVWLFQGQLDGGPTEWDGTQLYNAINNAGGNIRYTLYQGVAHDTWYHAWAEPDFFPTMNRAHILTPWPLGGRSEFCDGDPINLTVGIARGFTNYQWSRNGVVIDTATGNQINVTSLGTYAVRVSRDSGTTWSEWSPTPLVIKIKAPTVTPPITTVGLASNVIPAPDGKTTVSLRLPQGYIQYKWMNAAGTVVSTDSVFTTSTSGAYTAIVTELYGCSSNPTAPFNIINASGPGAPDGIRALTATPVSKTQLRLDWIQKDNPQYNETFFEVYRGTASGGPYTLVAKVPADTTTYMDNGLVPNTYYYYVVRPVNNNAAGPVSAEVKGSTVADTNPPTAPTNLRVNGATRPTTIPIAWNASTDDVGIAGYDVYVNGVKTYTTDSATRNAVLFGLTANQQYSIYVIARDIAGNSSVPSAQISVTAKISGLRWDYYVMPSTISKLPDYGTLTPDLSGSSAGIDLGVAPSTVNYAMRWTGYIRIPKAGTYTFQTSSDDGSKFFFNIGYNYSGTATINNDGLHGSTQVSSSSMSLTAGIYPFTLVFFQAGGGQEMKLLWKSSAINIGSFTNIDSSYFIDSIPVGSVSAAPTNIGAVANGYKSVTINWKDNSTDETGFEVYRTSTQNSNNFSIVGRTAAAATSFTDNSVAPATPYYYRVAAVNVNGTSSQLNSYPLRAWYKLNGNAADSSYFGINGTASGVTWSADGVGGSQSASFTGATSSNVTIGNTTANGLLRDTISARTISMWIKPTAVSGKQYVLDIGNATNGMGIRLNGNKVEGAIAASGTRIFVTTSTQALTANNWVHVVLVYGKGGSNRLKLYVNNSLATSATGTNSGFTSNTIGAATENALLGTYSGTSATNNAFNDNSSITSFKGLIDNVMIFDQALVDTEVTALYNQTFRLNTTYTAPLPAAPAAPSQLTATNSGKNVKLTWKDNANNEDKFELYRSINNNSNFKFLATLDTVANSGGQGTYLDSSVFSNSTYYYQIRAVNITGPSAWSNTANATTPNNPPVIVPIASRTIRYDNPIQIPISASDPDGDQLSYSFRNMPAFITLVNGPNGPYLNVAVDSTQMGAYLNLAVIVTDTYGASDTTRFNLIVNSNYPPVLDSIAPVTLNEGGTQQLTLHATDKDAGDTYTWTGVNMPSFITLNGNGLNCTATIHPGFTDAGTYTVKVQITDNKGGTDYQTFNLVVNKVNPSGKIFLDVTNLGASPAPWNMTFLNAQNPNLKNDKGEVTSMGINFITPYMGIVAVGPTTGNNSGVVPDAVMKDYLYMGLFGIPDTIPVVFTGLDTVKQYNIRFYAGSVWDGNKPTDVTYFKAGNQLDSINEFNNTTKLANLTNLKANADGTITAYAYRPSWSSIGYISSVELDYFFDDGNAPAAPKNLTGQVVNDTAVLQWVDVAYNELKYQIFRSNDSITFTLLDTAPQDATSYSDTTALGNHKYYYKVRAYNDAGGSLFSNIISISLPNKKPVLANIADVKMKSLATQSVNVSATSDPGKQLTLAVAGLPSFGTFTDNGNGTGVLNFAPTADNTGSYTITITANDNFGGSSSKSFQLFVSDRNTTRTFFNMSADKPAPAPWNNIPGYPSVNNGIGIPNTPAVVDENNVANGMSLLLQTGWDGWTDYKGMNTGQNVGVYPDTVLYKGWYLNTGTQTIVIGGLDNTLRYNFVFFNSQSFGFDATTIFTINGNTVTSNAAYNIAKTVQVNNITPSNGQVTISISKSNSAVVARLNAIVVEAYSPTVAVMSPGSLRAIANDSKSVTLTWADRSYNETGFQIYRKTGSGGVDQLLTSPGANVTTFTDTNVQPNTQYIYHIRAAKGTTYSDFSATATTTTYALNVYVNFGETSVAPAPWNNTLKRPSLGNLISNLRDDNGNPTGIGINITQNFTGVYGLAGMNTGNNSGVYPDAVLAEDFVLFAGARASMKITGLSQGLAYNLTVFNSAADNNPADTRFIANGKQVTWLNANQNTKATATIYNVVPDQNGEIKLDVETGPQALFGLMGALVIQGYSPTLLPSIPGSLQTLNQNVVAYSPDAITKSAATNASDVFSNVTAFPNPFGEQININMTMKRSSTVYMEIFDLTGHLMYREMLSNVPEGSSTLRVYTGGKITVPGYYLIRLTDDQRKSTVIRAIKQ